The following are from one region of the Trichocoleus sp. genome:
- a CDS encoding NAD-binding protein: MSQTMPRIIVCGLSGTGYQVFRLLQRQGAKVTGIHHQPLKNEIERSDEFIIGEPWAASTLLAAGIREAETLVLAISDDAQNLSILMQARVLNPHIRIINRLFNNSLGDRLDQTLPDHVSMSVAALTAPVFAFAALGSRAIGQLQLFDQTWPIREEYIHEDHPWRGRRLSELWDERARMMIYYLPGQSQMNLVSAVVCGKHLQVGDRLIIAAQPQKQKVRRTVRQRFLEVLTGLRYFQQHIGPTLIVTIALLATILVPTLIYTAANFHTSIIDALYFSVGLVTGAGGNEGVVEQAPADIKLFTVIMMLVGAAVIGIFYALLNDLILGTRLQQLWNSARIPHRNHYIICGLGGIGIQTLNQLRSNGCETVVVERDPNNRFLNLARSMKVPVIQGDANLAATLQAAHISRAAALIAVTSDDAVNLEIALTAKGIAPKLPVIVRSENPQFAPLAQQVFEFEAVLSPADLAAPSFAAAALGGRILGNGMTADILWVAVATMITPAHAFCNKRVKDIAIDSDCVPLYLETGTCKMHGWNLLDVTLQSGDVLYLTMPAKNLAQLWRGNLPSLSINH, from the coding sequence ATGTCTCAAACGATGCCACGAATTATTGTCTGTGGGTTAAGCGGCACCGGATATCAGGTGTTTCGGCTGCTGCAGCGACAGGGAGCAAAGGTAACTGGGATTCATCATCAGCCTTTGAAAAATGAAATTGAACGATCGGATGAATTCATTATTGGTGAACCCTGGGCAGCTTCAACCCTATTAGCCGCAGGCATTCGAGAGGCAGAAACGCTGGTTTTGGCAATTAGCGATGACGCTCAAAATCTCTCAATTCTGATGCAGGCGCGAGTTCTCAATCCGCATATCCGGATCATCAATCGCTTATTCAACAACAGCCTGGGCGATCGGCTTGATCAAACTTTGCCAGATCATGTGTCAATGAGTGTGGCAGCTCTAACGGCTCCGGTGTTTGCTTTTGCGGCGTTGGGCAGTCGGGCGATCGGGCAACTGCAATTGTTTGATCAGACTTGGCCTATTCGAGAAGAATATATCCACGAAGATCATCCCTGGCGCGGTAGGCGGCTGAGCGAATTATGGGATGAGCGGGCAAGGATGATGATTTACTATTTGCCGGGTCAGAGCCAGATGAACCTGGTGTCGGCAGTGGTTTGCGGCAAACATTTACAGGTTGGCGATCGGCTGATTATTGCGGCACAGCCCCAAAAGCAGAAAGTGCGACGCACCGTGAGACAGCGATTTCTGGAAGTTTTAACGGGATTGCGCTATTTCCAGCAGCATATCGGTCCGACGCTGATAGTGACGATCGCGCTGTTAGCCACAATTCTAGTTCCAACGCTGATCTACACGGCTGCCAATTTTCATACCTCGATCATTGATGCCCTCTATTTCTCAGTGGGGCTAGTGACCGGGGCAGGCGGCAATGAAGGCGTTGTTGAGCAAGCGCCAGCCGATATCAAACTGTTCACAGTCATCATGATGCTGGTTGGGGCAGCCGTAATTGGCATCTTTTATGCGCTGTTGAATGATTTGATTTTAGGAACGCGATTACAGCAGCTTTGGAATAGCGCCCGGATTCCGCACCGCAATCACTATATTATTTGTGGGCTGGGCGGAATTGGCATTCAGACACTGAACCAACTGCGATCGAACGGTTGTGAAACGGTGGTGGTGGAACGTGACCCCAATAATCGCTTTCTGAATCTGGCGCGATCGATGAAGGTTCCAGTAATTCAAGGTGATGCTAACCTGGCGGCAACCCTGCAAGCAGCGCATATTTCTAGAGCGGCGGCTCTGATTGCAGTCACCAGTGATGATGCAGTGAATTTAGAAATTGCCCTGACTGCAAAGGGGATAGCTCCGAAGCTACCAGTCATTGTGCGAAGCGAAAATCCACAGTTTGCCCCATTAGCGCAGCAGGTCTTTGAGTTTGAGGCAGTCCTGAGTCCAGCAGATCTGGCGGCTCCCTCATTTGCTGCAGCAGCGTTGGGGGGCAGGATTCTCGGCAATGGCATGACGGCAGATATTTTGTGGGTGGCAGTGGCAACGATGATTACACCAGCGCATGCTTTCTGCAACAAGCGCGTTAAGGATATTGCGATCGACTCAGATTGTGTCCCTCTCTATCTGGAAACCGGAACCTGCAAAATGCACGGTTGGAACTTATTGGATGTGACGCTGCAATCAGGCGACGTTTTATATCTCACCATGCCTGCGAAGAATCTAGCGCAACTCTGGCGCGGCAATCTGCCATCTTTGTCTATTAATCACTAG
- a CDS encoding HD domain-containing protein, with product MHFAQPRLAQQIQFILEIDRLKHILRQTLLLDASRQENSAEHSWHLAIMAIVLSEYAPAGVDLCRAIKMLLLHDLVEIDAGDTFCYDVQGNQNKAEREQLAADRIFGLLPPDLTHELRDLWEEFEAGETVTAQFAIALDRIQPLLHNWQTQGGTWKKHNISVDLVYQRMQPVEIGAPELWAAVQQIMTESVAAGYLSDRS from the coding sequence ATGCACTTTGCCCAACCTCGGCTCGCCCAACAGATCCAATTCATCCTCGAAATCGATCGCCTCAAACATATCCTGCGCCAAACTCTGTTGCTTGATGCATCACGTCAGGAAAACAGCGCCGAACATTCCTGGCATCTGGCAATCATGGCGATCGTGTTATCCGAATATGCGCCAGCAGGGGTTGATTTATGTCGGGCAATCAAAATGCTGCTGCTGCACGATCTGGTGGAAATCGACGCAGGTGATACTTTTTGCTATGACGTTCAGGGCAACCAAAATAAAGCCGAACGAGAACAGCTTGCTGCCGATCGCATTTTTGGACTGTTGCCCCCTGATCTAACCCACGAATTACGCGACCTCTGGGAAGAATTTGAGGCAGGCGAAACCGTCACTGCCCAATTTGCCATTGCGCTCGATCGCATCCAGCCTCTTCTCCACAACTGGCAAACCCAGGGCGGAACCTGGAAAAAGCACAATATTTCAGTCGATCTCGTTTATCAGCGAATGCAGCCAGTTGAAATTGGCGCGCCAGAACTTTGGGCAGCAGTGCAGCAAATCATGACTGAAAGTGTTGCCGCAGGCTATTTGAGCGATCGATCCTAG
- a CDS encoding SAM-dependent methyltransferase: MSMHLGQIVPFGRSRQEYELMFDLTEADCQGRILGCGDGPASFNAEMTQAGYSVISIDPIYQFSGAEIKQRFLETVDNIIAQVEATPQNWVWSYHRDPEDLRRNRTEALTKFLADYEPGLTAGRYRLAALPELPFADREFDLALCSHLLFLYSDLLSAEFHQQSILELCRVTTEVRIFPLLTLSLQMSPHLEPVREMLAVHGIQSEITTTSYELQKGGNQMMRLFR, translated from the coding sequence ATGAGTATGCATTTGGGCCAAATTGTACCGTTCGGTCGATCGCGGCAGGAATATGAATTGATGTTTGACCTGACAGAGGCAGATTGTCAGGGGCGAATTTTGGGCTGTGGCGATGGTCCAGCAAGCTTTAATGCGGAGATGACGCAGGCTGGATATTCGGTGATTTCGATCGACCCGATCTATCAGTTTTCGGGGGCAGAAATCAAGCAACGATTTTTGGAAACGGTCGATAACATCATTGCTCAGGTCGAGGCAACGCCTCAAAATTGGGTCTGGAGCTATCATCGTGATCCGGAAGATTTGCGGCGAAACCGTACAGAGGCGCTCACCAAATTTTTGGCAGACTATGAGCCAGGATTGACAGCAGGACGCTATCGCCTCGCGGCACTCCCCGAATTACCGTTTGCCGATCGAGAATTTGATCTGGCGCTTTGTTCGCATCTGCTGTTTCTCTACTCGGATTTGCTGTCAGCCGAATTTCATCAGCAATCGATTTTGGAACTCTGTCGCGTTACCACTGAAGTCCGAATTTTCCCCTTGCTCACCTTGAGTTTGCAGATGTCACCGCATCTGGAGCCGGTGCGAGAAATGCTGGCAGTTCACGGAATTCAGAGCGAGATTACGACAACGAGTTATGAACTACAAAAAGGTGGAAATCAGATGATGCGCTTGTTTCGCTAG
- a CDS encoding transglutaminase family protein: protein MSLFAAEDLIIMMGTPDRGASMLLDSGFSTKQISDFTRPIDYQRHTVRPIGVYALHGLASDGQRLLALDSRQGYVVEVDCTNNNTALLNTRQVEAFRDATGLAIADDRLWFAKENDVFWCNLQDFEPQHFTTLPYDANGVAVWKSTVYVSCQKAGYILIFDRDTARQITKFPLPGVGVENLTIRDEELWICDDQERSVYCMDRATGEVRFSVLTPYDQPSGLTFYPHPVSGEEMLYVAYSGDELYIRDNPNDAENPQELAIRERTFIHPLHFCYYPDRHYALSNGYLIEMSYVEELSPLEEVPLTNLEWRIAMPANTDRQKVLHVEPVGQPYTEEVQDGQRVAVFRFDRLEPNEGGIFGWKALLEVRGIKYRLTPREVEKPSALSLEFQQRYLVDDDELAMDTPMIREAAKEAIGTETNLLRKILRIRNYVYDRMSYGIKPYIDTPDVALNRGIGSCGEYVGILLALARLNGIACRTVGRYKCPPDPDKRQVSLEPDFNHVWVEFYVPGFGWFPMESNVDDVIEGGPYPTRFFMGLPWYHAEIAKGISFEKITAPDLPEDVTIGDLSLNHVRFTILEELPPPGKNE from the coding sequence TTGAGCCTGTTTGCTGCCGAAGATTTGATTATCATGATGGGGACTCCCGATCGTGGTGCAAGTATGTTGCTTGACTCTGGTTTTTCTACAAAACAAATCTCTGATTTCACTCGTCCGATCGACTATCAACGGCACACCGTCCGTCCGATCGGGGTCTATGCGCTGCATGGGTTGGCATCGGATGGTCAGCGGTTGCTGGCACTGGATTCGCGGCAGGGATATGTGGTTGAGGTAGACTGCACAAACAACAACACGGCGTTGCTCAATACTCGCCAGGTTGAAGCATTTCGAGATGCGACAGGTTTAGCAATTGCTGATGATCGCCTCTGGTTTGCCAAAGAAAACGATGTATTTTGGTGCAATTTACAGGACTTTGAGCCGCAGCACTTTACGACCTTACCCTATGACGCAAATGGGGTTGCTGTCTGGAAATCTACGGTTTATGTGAGCTGTCAGAAGGCGGGATATATTCTGATCTTTGATCGCGATACGGCACGCCAGATCACTAAGTTTCCGCTACCGGGCGTTGGGGTAGAAAATCTGACGATTCGAGACGAAGAACTGTGGATCTGTGACGATCAGGAGCGATCGGTCTACTGTATGGATCGGGCAACGGGTGAAGTCCGGTTTAGTGTGCTGACTCCCTACGATCAACCTTCGGGGCTGACGTTCTATCCGCATCCAGTCAGCGGTGAGGAGATGCTTTACGTTGCCTATTCCGGAGACGAGCTTTACATCCGCGACAATCCTAATGATGCTGAAAATCCCCAAGAACTCGCGATTCGAGAACGGACTTTCATTCATCCGCTTCATTTCTGCTATTACCCCGATCGCCACTATGCCTTGTCCAATGGCTATCTGATCGAGATGTCTTATGTGGAAGAACTTTCGCCGCTGGAGGAAGTCCCGCTGACAAATCTGGAATGGCGGATTGCGATGCCTGCCAACACCGATCGCCAGAAGGTTTTACATGTGGAGCCTGTTGGACAACCCTACACCGAGGAAGTTCAGGATGGTCAGCGGGTTGCTGTCTTTCGGTTCGATCGGCTGGAGCCAAATGAGGGCGGTATTTTTGGCTGGAAGGCTTTGCTGGAAGTGCGTGGCATTAAATATCGTCTGACTCCGCGTGAAGTGGAGAAACCTTCGGCGCTCTCGCTAGAGTTTCAGCAGCGCTATCTGGTGGATGATGACGAATTGGCAATGGATACGCCGATGATTCGGGAGGCTGCCAAAGAAGCGATCGGCACAGAAACGAATCTTCTGCGAAAAATTCTGCGGATTCGGAATTATGTGTACGATCGGATGTCCTATGGCATCAAGCCCTATATCGATACACCAGATGTGGCTTTGAATCGTGGAATTGGCTCCTGCGGTGAATATGTTGGGATTCTGCTGGCGCTGGCTCGGTTGAATGGCATTGCCTGCCGGACGGTCGGTCGCTACAAATGCCCACCTGACCCAGATAAGCGGCAAGTCTCCCTTGAACCAGATTTCAACCATGTTTGGGTTGAGTTTTATGTGCCGGGGTTTGGCTGGTTCCCAATGGAGTCGAACGTGGATGATGTGATTGAAGGCGGACCTTACCCCACAAGATTTTTCATGGGCTTACCCTGGTATCATGCCGAAATTGCGAAGGGCATCTCTTTTGAGAAGATTACTGCGCCTGACTTACCAGAAGACGTGACGATCGGAGATTTATCACTCAATCACGTCCGGTTTACCATTCTGGAGGAGCTACCACCGCCGGGGAAGAATGAGTAG
- a CDS encoding glutamine synthetase family protein, translating into MVQDLQKLLSSQNIRFVRILWCDNANVIRGKAFHTAFLEEHQEQGIGISIAQQAVPVMMDAPVAETGLGPVGEAWLVPDWSTVTALPYAPGHARVMGEMVRDGKPWSLCPRSFLRRMVGQAQAIGLEVMAAFENEFYLLRGDTEAIVPADKTLFASTLGMDLNRVVIDDIAEALLAQGIPVERYYPEAGGGQHEISTRYTQAIQAADWQIAFRETVRGVALAHHLRASFLPKIFADQAGSGCHLHLSLWQQGKNLISDPENPGKLAPIAQSFVAGILHHLPALMALTTPSVNSYRRLQPHFWSGAFRCWGYDNREAAVRIPSNPRLPSPTHIELKTVDAAANPYLALGAVIAAGLDGIRLGLQPNDPVTIDPGNFSNAERQERQIDRLPQTLGAAIDHLRQNDLLLSALGNDLAQAFLAVRQAEWNALKDLTLEEETQILLDRY; encoded by the coding sequence ATGGTGCAAGACTTACAGAAATTACTGAGTTCGCAAAATATTCGCTTTGTACGGATTCTCTGGTGTGACAATGCGAATGTGATTCGTGGCAAAGCCTTCCACACAGCGTTTCTGGAAGAGCATCAAGAACAGGGAATTGGGATTTCGATCGCCCAACAAGCTGTTCCTGTCATGATGGATGCCCCAGTTGCGGAAACGGGTTTGGGTCCGGTTGGTGAAGCCTGGTTGGTGCCAGATTGGTCTACTGTGACTGCTCTGCCTTATGCGCCAGGTCATGCGCGGGTCATGGGAGAAATGGTACGAGACGGCAAGCCCTGGTCGCTTTGTCCTCGGAGTTTCTTAAGGCGGATGGTGGGGCAGGCACAGGCGATCGGTCTAGAGGTGATGGCAGCCTTTGAAAACGAATTTTATTTGCTGCGTGGGGATACTGAAGCGATCGTTCCAGCCGACAAAACCCTGTTTGCCTCGACGCTGGGCATGGATTTGAATCGGGTCGTCATTGACGATATTGCAGAAGCTTTGCTGGCTCAAGGAATTCCGGTAGAACGCTATTACCCGGAAGCAGGCGGCGGACAGCATGAAATCTCCACGCGCTATACGCAGGCAATCCAAGCAGCAGACTGGCAAATCGCCTTTCGAGAAACGGTGCGCGGTGTAGCGCTGGCTCATCATCTGCGAGCCTCTTTTCTGCCAAAGATCTTTGCGGATCAGGCTGGCAGCGGCTGTCATTTGCATCTCAGCTTGTGGCAACAGGGAAAAAACCTGATCTCTGATCCAGAGAACCCCGGAAAACTCGCGCCGATCGCCCAGTCCTTTGTTGCTGGAATCTTGCATCATTTGCCTGCACTGATGGCACTGACCACACCGAGCGTCAATTCCTACCGTCGTCTTCAGCCGCACTTCTGGAGCGGTGCGTTTCGCTGCTGGGGCTATGACAACCGAGAAGCTGCTGTGCGAATTCCCAGTAACCCCCGGTTGCCCAGCCCAACCCACATCGAACTCAAAACTGTTGATGCTGCTGCTAATCCTTATCTCGCACTCGGTGCAGTCATTGCAGCCGGGCTAGACGGCATTCGCCTCGGACTTCAGCCCAACGATCCTGTAACGATCGACCCCGGCAACTTCTCTAATGCAGAACGTCAGGAGCGCCAGATCGATCGCTTACCCCAAACGCTCGGAGCGGCAATCGACCATCTGCGACAAAATGATTTGCTGCTGTCAGCCCTGGGTAACGACCTCGCCCAAGCTTTCCTTGCCGTTCGCCAAGCTGAATGGAATGCCCTCAAAGACCTGACCCTGGAGGAAGAAACCCAAATTTTGCTCGATCGATACTAA
- a CDS encoding MBL fold metallo-hydrolase, translating into MYLTWLDSNSWLIEMAGQRVLLDPWLVGSLTFGNLPWLFEGVRQIPREIPAAIDLILLSQGLEDHAHPPTLRQLDRQIPVVASPNAAKIVKALDYPQVTALNHGESVTIADRLKIQALPGSPIGPLLVENAYLLIDLEQNTSLYYEPHGYHAPILQELAPVDVVITPIVDLQLPLAGSIIRGKQQALQAIEWLSPKVIIPTAAGGDIELKGWLPSILKTQGSAAELRHDLARQQRPTQVIEPKPGERIRVL; encoded by the coding sequence ATGTATTTAACCTGGCTAGACAGTAATTCCTGGCTGATTGAAATGGCAGGTCAACGAGTTTTGCTTGATCCGTGGCTGGTCGGTTCGCTCACCTTTGGCAATTTGCCCTGGCTATTTGAGGGAGTGCGGCAAATTCCTCGCGAAATTCCGGCAGCGATCGATCTCATCCTGCTATCTCAGGGTTTAGAAGACCATGCCCACCCACCCACATTACGCCAGCTCGATCGCCAGATCCCGGTGGTCGCTTCCCCCAATGCCGCTAAGATAGTGAAGGCTTTAGACTACCCGCAGGTAACCGCTCTAAACCACGGAGAAAGTGTAACGATTGCCGATCGTCTCAAAATCCAGGCCCTCCCCGGTTCACCGATTGGACCATTGCTGGTTGAAAATGCCTATTTGCTGATCGATCTCGAACAAAATACATCGCTTTACTATGAGCCGCACGGTTACCATGCCCCAATTCTTCAAGAACTGGCTCCAGTAGATGTTGTCATCACGCCCATCGTCGATCTTCAACTGCCGTTAGCAGGTTCAATTATTCGCGGCAAACAGCAAGCCCTACAAGCGATCGAGTGGCTCAGCCCCAAGGTAATTATTCCAACCGCAGCAGGCGGCGATATTGAACTGAAAGGCTGGTTACCCTCGATTTTGAAAACTCAAGGCAGTGCTGCCGAACTTCGGCATGATCTTGCTCGACAGCAGCGACCAACTCAGGTTATCGAACCGAAACCCGGTGAGCGGATCAGGGTTTTGTAA
- a CDS encoding GAF domain-containing protein, with protein MNSPEPDFRSLESIEAQITPIDQAQKLVLESFFAAASAASIGFCIYDAEMRFLAINEALAERNGLSIAAHLGRSIREVLSVGLSEMLEPLCRQVLETGEPIINVEFQGESLSPSGNEHYVVASYFPVSLPDGKGVGVILELTSNRHIITVLRNHEARFRSLVQSSYDIITLTDARFNTTTQTPDAQTRILGYLPPELPPLFPFLGSELLLVHPDDAGKVEAARQELLAKPGHLIQVEYRMQRADGTWVWLESIGTNWFHNPQIRAVVGNTRDINRRKQAETALQQQIERERLLRRIALRIRGSLDLNDILNTTATEICQFLKADRVLIKRYQSTENFMRKGNGELKFSAVVEALGSGSTSCLHQTQFHSSLNRYLDQFQAGIKEAIDDLNSPALPNDFREWAAQLQIRACLIMPILVGDQFWGLLVAHQCHHSRHWEDSEVELLEQLATQLSIAIQQSELYQRIQDLNDCLEMEVEARTTQLKLAFNFEETLKRITDRVRDSLDEDQILQAVVRELAQVIGVHCCNASLYDLEQGTSTTCYEYANSMSLYQGRVSQFSAVPEIYTQLLEGQYFQFCSLVPNTERGRVTMLACPILDDQGVIGDLWLIHQADYAFNDQDVRLVQQVANQCAIAIRQARLYEASQVQIQELERLNQLKDDFLSTVSHELRTPLANMKMAIHMLRSAPTPERQERYMQILEAECNRETELINDLLDLQRLENESYGTVIEPIDLQTWIPEIVNPFLSRIRSRQQQLQINLPPQIEAIQSDRRCLERILAELLNNACKYTSPKGTIALEVKFQNPALANRTSTNWALKGPTQKNQTSVVCFTVSNQAAVSQFELPRMFEKFYRIPKSDPWQQGGTGLGLALVKKLVETLQGTISAESENGWTTFTVQLPTFAETE; from the coding sequence ATGAACTCTCCCGAGCCAGACTTTCGCAGTCTTGAATCTATCGAAGCTCAAATAACGCCGATCGATCAGGCGCAAAAGTTGGTGCTAGAGTCTTTTTTTGCCGCAGCATCAGCCGCTTCGATTGGGTTCTGTATCTATGATGCAGAGATGCGGTTTTTGGCAATTAACGAAGCCCTAGCGGAGCGAAATGGTCTGTCGATCGCGGCTCATTTGGGGCGCTCCATTCGAGAGGTGTTGTCTGTGGGTTTAAGTGAAATGCTCGAACCCCTCTGTCGCCAGGTTTTGGAGACGGGAGAACCAATCATTAATGTCGAGTTTCAGGGAGAAAGTTTGTCACCATCGGGAAACGAGCACTATGTAGTGGCTTCCTATTTTCCGGTTTCCCTACCCGACGGAAAGGGCGTTGGGGTCATCTTGGAGCTTACGTCTAATCGACATATTATTACTGTTTTGCGGAACCATGAGGCTCGGTTTCGCTCTTTGGTGCAAAGCTCTTATGACATCATCACCCTAACCGATGCCCGGTTCAACACCACAACTCAAACTCCAGATGCCCAAACCAGGATTCTCGGCTACCTGCCGCCCGAACTGCCACCCCTTTTTCCGTTTTTAGGTAGTGAATTGCTCCTGGTTCATCCAGATGATGCTGGCAAAGTTGAAGCTGCTCGTCAAGAACTATTGGCAAAACCAGGTCATTTGATTCAGGTGGAGTACCGAATGCAGCGTGCTGATGGCACTTGGGTCTGGTTGGAGAGCATTGGCACAAACTGGTTTCATAACCCCCAAATTCGGGCAGTTGTTGGCAACACTAGAGATATCAATCGGCGCAAGCAGGCAGAAACTGCCCTGCAACAACAGATCGAGCGGGAACGACTGCTCCGGCGCATTGCTCTGCGAATTCGAGGATCGCTCGACTTAAACGATATTTTGAACACTACTGCAACAGAAATTTGTCAGTTTCTCAAAGCCGATCGAGTTTTGATCAAACGCTATCAATCGACAGAGAATTTCATGCGGAAGGGGAATGGAGAACTCAAGTTTTCTGCTGTCGTGGAAGCGTTGGGGAGTGGTTCAACCTCTTGTCTGCACCAAACCCAGTTCCATTCCTCGCTAAATCGCTATCTAGACCAGTTTCAAGCCGGAATTAAAGAAGCGATCGATGATCTCAACAGCCCTGCTCTCCCAAATGACTTCCGAGAATGGGCAGCGCAGCTTCAAATTCGCGCCTGTCTCATCATGCCTATCCTGGTGGGTGATCAGTTTTGGGGCTTGCTGGTTGCCCATCAATGTCACCACTCTCGCCACTGGGAGGACTCAGAAGTAGAACTGTTAGAACAGCTAGCAACTCAGTTGTCCATTGCCATCCAGCAATCAGAGCTTTATCAGCGCATTCAAGACTTAAACGACTGTCTTGAAATGGAGGTAGAGGCACGTACTACCCAACTGAAACTGGCGTTCAACTTTGAGGAAACGCTGAAACGCATTACCGATCGGGTTCGCGATAGCCTTGATGAAGATCAGATTTTGCAGGCAGTTGTGCGAGAACTGGCACAGGTGATTGGCGTTCACTGCTGCAATGCCTCGTTGTATGACCTGGAGCAGGGAACTTCCACAACCTGCTATGAATATGCTAATTCCATGTCGCTTTATCAGGGGCGTGTCTCCCAGTTTTCAGCCGTTCCAGAGATCTATACCCAACTCCTTGAAGGACAGTATTTTCAGTTTTGTTCCCTGGTGCCCAACACAGAGCGGGGTCGCGTCACAATGCTGGCTTGTCCTATCCTCGATGATCAGGGCGTGATTGGCGATCTCTGGCTGATTCATCAAGCTGACTATGCCTTTAATGATCAAGATGTGCGGCTCGTCCAGCAGGTTGCGAATCAATGCGCGATCGCCATTCGTCAAGCGAGGCTCTATGAAGCATCTCAGGTGCAGATTCAAGAACTGGAGCGGCTCAATCAACTCAAGGATGACTTCCTCAGCACCGTCTCTCATGAACTGCGAACGCCTCTTGCCAATATGAAGATGGCAATCCACATGCTCCGCAGCGCACCCACGCCCGAAAGACAAGAACGCTACATGCAAATTCTGGAGGCTGAGTGCAACCGCGAAACGGAGCTAATTAATGATCTGCTCGATCTGCAACGCCTGGAAAACGAGTCCTATGGCACAGTTATTGAGCCGATCGATTTACAAACCTGGATTCCCGAAATTGTGAACCCTTTTCTCTCGCGCATCCGCAGTCGGCAGCAGCAACTTCAGATCAATTTGCCGCCCCAGATCGAGGCGATTCAGTCCGATCGCCGTTGCCTGGAACGAATTCTCGCTGAACTGTTGAACAATGCCTGCAAATATACTTCTCCCAAGGGGACGATTGCGCTAGAAGTGAAGTTTCAAAACCCTGCTCTGGCAAATCGTACTTCGACGAATTGGGCGCTCAAGGGGCCAACTCAGAAAAACCAGACTTCTGTGGTCTGCTTCACGGTCAGCAATCAGGCAGCCGTTTCACAATTTGAGTTGCCTCGCATGTTTGAGAAGTTTTATCGCATCCCCAAAAGCGACCCCTGGCAGCAGGGTGGGACAGGTTTGGGACTGGCACTGGTTAAAAAGCTCGTTGAAACCCTTCAAGGCACAATTAGCGCCGAAAGCGAAAACGGTTGGACAACCTTCACCGTTCAACTGCCAACATTCGCAGAAACAGAATGA
- a CDS encoding 1-acyl-sn-glycerol-3-phosphate acyltransferase, which translates to MVSLHSPNDRSVHHAFTKPVSAESNLARPNPPKAAASETPITAIRSRLSPWLTPIAYRLGCWFVLPSYFRHIEVTGRANLPQEGPLILAPTHRSRWDAMLIPYVAGRCATGRDIRFMVTVDEVKGIQGWLIQQLGGFPVNPRQPAVASLRYGVEVLQNRETLVIFPEGGIFRDRQVHPLKPGLARLALQAEASQPGLDVKIVPIDLSYSEPFPQWRCRAKVAIGQPLAVAQYREGSVKQRAQQLTDDLELALRQLILPAAETPADPHSVSANVGS; encoded by the coding sequence ATGGTTTCGTTGCATTCCCCGAATGATCGCTCTGTGCATCATGCCTTCACCAAACCTGTTTCTGCCGAGTCGAATTTGGCTCGTCCCAATCCTCCAAAGGCTGCAGCTAGTGAAACTCCCATCACAGCAATTCGATCGCGCCTATCTCCCTGGTTAACTCCGATCGCTTATCGATTAGGCTGCTGGTTTGTGCTGCCGTCCTACTTTCGCCACATTGAGGTAACGGGTCGCGCCAATCTGCCTCAGGAAGGACCCTTGATCCTGGCTCCAACGCATCGATCGCGCTGGGATGCGATGTTGATTCCTTATGTTGCAGGACGTTGTGCGACCGGACGCGATATTCGCTTCATGGTTACAGTAGACGAAGTCAAAGGAATTCAGGGATGGTTGATTCAGCAGCTAGGTGGGTTTCCGGTGAACCCAAGACAGCCAGCAGTGGCAAGCCTGCGCTATGGCGTTGAGGTGTTACAGAATCGGGAAACGCTGGTAATCTTTCCAGAAGGCGGCATCTTTCGCGATCGCCAAGTTCATCCCCTTAAACCAGGGCTTGCTCGTCTGGCACTCCAGGCAGAAGCCAGTCAACCCGGATTGGACGTTAAGATTGTACCGATCGATCTGAGCTATAGTGAGCCGTTTCCGCAGTGGAGATGTCGAGCTAAGGTGGCGATCGGTCAGCCTTTGGCAGTGGCTCAGTATCGCGAAGGGTCAGTCAAGCAGCGAGCCCAGCAGCTTACCGACGATTTAGAATTGGCGCTGCGTCAACTGATTCTACCTGCTGCTGAAACGCCTGCAGATCCTCATTCTGTTTCTGCGAATGTTGGCAGTTGA